The proteins below come from a single Balaenoptera musculus isolate JJ_BM4_2016_0621 chromosome 1, mBalMus1.pri.v3, whole genome shotgun sequence genomic window:
- the LOC118894528 gene encoding 60S ribosomal protein L22-like has product MAPVKKLVVKGGIKKKQVLKFTLDCTHPVEDGIMDAANFEQFLQERIKVNGKPGNLGGGVVTIERSKSKITVTSEVPFSKRYLKYLTKKYLKKNNLHDWLCVVGNSKESYELHYFQINQDEEEEKDED; this is encoded by the coding sequence ATGGCGCCTGTGAAAAAGCTTGTGGTGAAGGGGGGCATAAAAAAGAAGCAGGTCCTGAAGTTTACTCTTGACTGCACCCATCCTGTAGAAGATGGAATCATGGATGCTGCCAATTTTGAACAGTTTCTTCAGGAAAGAATCAAAGTGAATGGAAAACCTGGGAATCTCGGAGGAGGTGTTGTAACAATCGAAAGAAGCAAAAGCAAGATCACTGTAACTTCCGAGGTGCCTTTTTCCAAAAGGTATTTGAAATATCtcaccaaaaaatatttgaagaagaataaTCTCCATGATTGGTTATGCGTAGTTGGTAACAGCAAAGAAAGTTACGAATTACATTACTTCCAGATTAATCAagatgaagaagaggagaaagatgagGATTGA